The genomic stretch GTTTCTCCTGCTACTGCTGATTCTAACATTTGCTCTAATGTTCCTATTGGTTTATCAGTAGCTGGATCTGTTAATCCTCCTTGTCTAATAAAGTCCAAATGACCAAATGCATGAGCTGTTTCTCCTTCAGCTATACTCCTTAATAATCCAGCTATTTCTGGATACCCTTCTTCATCAGCCCTCTTTGCAAAATATAAATATCTTCTATTTGCCATAGATTCGCCTATAAATCCTTGTTTTAGGTTTTGAGCTGTTTTAGTTCCTTTTAGGTCTTTCATTTGTATATATTATCTCTTTCATTATTTAAAAACTTTTCTCATTTAGTTTATGCTTCTAAATAATAGTGACTTTTAATAAAAGGTAATTTTTAATTAAAAATCATAAAAATTAAATTTACCAAAAGGCTAAATCTAATGCTATAGCACCTACAGCTCTTGCAACATCCCTTATACTAATCACACCCTTAACTTT from Sulfolobus sp. S-194 encodes the following:
- a CDS encoding rubrerythrin family protein, with amino-acid sequence MKDLKGTKTAQNLKQGFIGESMANRRYLYFAKRADEEGYPEIAGLLRSIAEGETAHAFGHLDFIRQGGLTDPATDKPIGTLEQMLESAVAGETYEWTQMYPGYAKVAREEGFPEVAEWFETLARAEKSHAEKFQNVLKQLKGGT